The DNA segment CATATTTCATCATTAACGGTGCTGTAATAATTAAACCCGTTAAAATAAAACCTAAATAATTTGATGCAAAAACATAAAAAAGAATAATACCAATAATTAATAAAACGAATTTTATTTCATGCCATGAAATTAATGGAATATCACTTTCTTGATTACGTGAAAATATATCTATTAATGAGAATATAATCATGCCACCGCCAATAATAGAAGGCATAAATGCGGCACCATATTCACTAAAATCACCTAATGAATACGCACTATAAACAATAAGAAATAAACCAAAGCAACAAAATATTAGCGATAGAATATGACGATTTAGCATAGGCATAAAAACGGCTGTTGTTCAGCCGTTTCCTCAGTTATTTCTTTATAATTTCGCCAAACTTTTTATCTTCATTGGCCATAAAT comes from the Proteus appendicitidis genome and includes:
- a CDS encoding tripartite tricarboxylate transporter TctB family protein codes for the protein MPMLNRHILSLIFCCFGLFLIVYSAYSLGDFSEYGAAFMPSIIGGGMIIFSLIDIFSRNQESDIPLISWHEIKFVLLIIGIILFYVFASNYLGFILTGLIITAPLMMKYATTKPIYSFIISASVVLGVYYLFTAVLLVPLPQLFS